The Paraburkholderia largidicola DNA segment AATGCGATCGTTGCCGGTTTCGCATTGGGCGGGTTGGGCGTTTCGCTGAGTTGCGGCGCGACCCGCAAGCTCCACGCGTCGGAAAGACGTTCGGCACTCGCCGCGTCGCCTGCGAGTTGCGCGTGAACCTGCATCGGCGCAAGCAGGCAAAGCACCCATGCGGCAATAGGCCTGATAGCGAGGCCCTGGACTTCTCGGCGGAATATCAAAGCGGAATCGTGGCGTCTGATTGACGGGCGGACGCCGGCCCGAATGAAGATGCGTCCCGAGCGTCTTACTGCAACGTCACGGCATCGCTCGTGACCTGAGCAATGGCGGCGCCAGCGGACGCAGCGACGCCGCTCAGCGCTTCGATCAGCGGCGCAATCTGCTCGCACGGCAACGAAAACGAAATGCCCATGTTGCCCGCCAGCCTGAAGCGAATGACGGCCGTCTGCGTGCCGTTCAGGCGCCCGAGCTCCCAGCCGTAGCTCTGAAACGCAAAGGCCATGTGCTCGTTCTGGTTGATGATCCTGTCCGAATGCTCGATCGCGTTCGGCAATGCAACCAGCAACTGGTCGAGCACGGAACGATGGATCGCTGTCGTCGCCTGATTGCCGTGCAGCAGCAGATAGAGACCGTCCTCCGTCATCTGCAGATCGGCAATCGAATCGACGACCTGTGTCTCGCGCTCAGACATGGCGCACCTCGCTCGCGCCTCGTTGCGCGTCGGCGTCAGGCTCGCGATGCGTGCGCGTGTCTTCGACCCACGGTTCATAAGAAGACGCCCGGGCCATCCAGGCGGAAAAAAGCGGCGCGGAGCTGGCGCGTAACACAGCAACCAGTACGACGGGATCGATATGTTCGAGCATGGCGAGGAACCAGAGGTGGATGGAGTCGGCACGATACCGCCACCTTCGCTCCCATCGCGTTACCACGACCCTACCGATTCTTAGCTGCATCTTTCCGCCTTTGCACGATATCGCCCGTGCAGCGCGCGCCGCTATTCACCGCTGCGCTATTCCTTACCCCACGCAACAAATAAACAGAAAGTTTGGCGTAACCCTGCGCAAGAAGCCCATTCCTATACTCGCGGCTTTCCATAGTGAGTCGCGTCCCGCTCTCAACAAGATCCTCGATGAAACAAAGAGCATCAACTATCTGTCTCGCCAGTGCGATCACAGTGTGCGCCGCGTCACTGACGCCATCGACGGCCCATGCCGGCGACTCCGTGATCGTCGCGGACATCCGGCTCGACGGCTTGAAGCGCATTGAAGCGGGAACGCTGCTCGCCAACCTGCCCATCAAACGCGGCGATGTCTTCACGGACGACAAGGCCTCGCAAGCCGTGCGCGCGATCTACGACACGGGTCTCTTCAGCGACGTCAACGTGTCGCTCGAAGGCGATGTCGTGGTGGTTCACGTCGTCGAGCGGCCTGCGATTGCGGAGATCGATTTCTCCGGCATTCATGAGTTCGAGAAGGACAATCTGACGAAGGCGCTGCGCGCCGTCGGTCTGTCGCGTGGCCGCCCTTTCGACAAGGCACTCATCGACAAGGCCGAACAGGAACTGAAGCGCCAATACCTCACACGCGGCTACTACGCCGCGCAAGTGGAAACCACGACGACGCCCGTCGACGGCGGACGGGTATCGGTTCTGTTCTCCGTCATCGAAGGTCCGAATGCGAAGATCCGGCAGATCAATTTCATCGGCAATCGCGTGTTTTCGGAAAGCACGCTGCGCGACGAAATGGAACTGTCGACGCCGAACTGGTTTTCCTGGTACACGAAGAACGATCTCTATTCGAAAGAGAAGCTCGGCGCCGATCTGGATCGCCTGCGTTCGTACTATCTGAATCGCGGCTATCTGGAGTTCAGGATCGATTCGACCCAGGTTTCGCTGACGCCAGACAAGAAGGAGATGTATCTGACGCTCAACCTCCATGAAGGCGAGCCCTATACGATCACAGGCATCCGGCTCGCGGGCAATCTGCTCGATCGCGAAGCGGAATTGAAACCGCTGCTCGGCATCAAGCCCGGCGAAACCTTCTCCGAAGACAGGCTCAAAGCAACGACGAAAGCGATCGTGGACCGGCTCGGCGAATACGGCTATGCGTTCGCCGCCGTCAATGCGGTGCCGCAGATCGATCAGGACAAACACACTGTCGATCTCACGTTGCAAGTCGATCCGGGACGGCGCGTGTACGTGCGCCAGGTGAATGTGGAAGGCAACACCCGCACACGTGATGAAGTGATACGACGCGAAATGCGTCAGCTCGAAAGCGCGTGGTTCGATTCGAACCGGCTTTCGCTTTCGAAGGAACGCGTGAATCGCCTTGGCTATTTCACCGACGTCGACGTGACGACCGTGCCCGTCGCGGGATCGAACGATCAGGTCGATGTCGACGTCAAGGTCACGGAAAAGCCGACGGGCGCAATCACGCTCGGCGCGGGCTTTTCTTCGTCGGACAAGGTCGTGCTGTCGGCGGGCGTCACGCAGGACAACGTGTTCGGCTCGGGCACGAGCCTCGGCGTCAATGTGAATACGGCGAAGACGTATCGCACGCTGTCGGTTACGCAGACGGACCCGTATTTCACTGTCGATGGCATCAAACGTATTTCGGATGTCTACTATCGCACCAGCTATCCGCTGTACTACAGCAACGACGAGAGCTTTCGTATCGTCTCGCTCGGCGCGGACCTGAAGTTCGGTATTCCGTTTTCGGAAGTCGATACGGTCTACTTTGGTCTTGGCATCGAGCAGGATCGCTTCAACACCGATTCATCGACGCCGCAAGCCTATCTCGACTATGTCAGCGAGTTCGGCCGCGTGGTCAACAACGTGCCGCTGACGGCCGCCTGGTCGCGCGATGCGCGCGACAGTGCGCTCGTGCCGAGCCGTGGCTATATGCTGCAGGTCAACGGCGAGGTCGGCACGCCCGCAGGCGAAACCGAGTACTACAAGACCGACGTGCAGAGCCAGTATTACTACTCGTTCGCGCGCGGCTTCATTCTGGGCATGAACCTGCAGGCGGGCTATGGCAATGGCTTCGCAGGCAAGGCGTATCCGATCTTCAAGAACTACTACGCGGGCGGTATCGGTTCGGTGCGCGGTTATGAGTCGAGTTCGCTTGGGCCGCGCGATTCGTCGACGGGCGATTCGATCGGCGGCTCGAAGATGGTGGTCGCGAACGTCGAAATGACGTTTCCGCTGCCTGGCAGTGGCTGGGACCGCACGCTGCGCGTCTTCACGTTCGTCGACGCGGGCAACGTGTGGGGCAACGAAGGCAATAGTACAGGCGCCAACGGCTTGCGATACAGCTATGGCGCGGGCCTTGAATGGATTTCGCCGATTGGGCCGCTTAAGCTGTCGGTTGGGTTTCCGATCGTCAGGCATGCGGACGACAAGTACCAGGTTTTTCAGTTTCAGATCGGTACGTCTTTCTAAACCGACCGACGAAAAAAGAGCCCGCTTTGAAGCGGGCTCTTTTGCTTTTGACCTGGCGTTTCTCGAATGCCCGCAATGCATGCGCTACTGAACTCTCCGCGCCGCATTATCGAAACGCATGCGCTCTTCGGCCACGATGGGCGCGGCAACGTCGAGCATCGACGCATGCGCGTCATGTCGATCGTCCGCTGCGCCATGGCGCGGCAGCGCGTCGTCGGGCGCGAACATATAGCCTTCGCCGCGCAAGGTCTTGATGTATTGCCGGCCCGTTGGCGACAGCTTCAACGCGGCACGCAGCCTGAACACGACGACATCGAGCCCGCGTTCCGTCACGCTGCAATGCCGCCGCAGCATGTTGAGAATGCGTACGCGCGACAGCACCTTCATCGGATTCGACGCGAGCACCACGAGCAGCGCAAATTCCGTGCTGCGCAGCGGCACTTCCACGCCGCCACGCGTAAGCACGCGGTCGGCAACGTCCACTTCGAAATCGTCGAATGCGATGGGCTCGCGCTCGATATGCATCGGCACGTGCGACGGCGGCCCTGACCGCAATGCGTTGCGTACGCGTGCGATCATTTCGCGCGGATCGTGCGGATCGACGACATAGTCGTTCGCGCCGAGTTCGAACGCGAGCACCTTGTCGACGACATCGTCCGACCGGCTGACGATGATCACCGGCAGGTCGTAGCCGAGCGAACGGATACGCCGCAATGCCGCCAGACCGTCCACTTCGGGCAAGCCGTGACGCATCACGATCAGCGACGGAACCTCGACTTCCAGGCGCCGTTCGAGCGAGTCGGTGTTGTACAGGACGGACATCTCGATCTTGTGCTGCTGCACATGGGCCCGAAGCATGTCGCGGCTTGCCTGGTCAGGCTCGACGACGAGCAGATGGATGGTCATGAAGTTTCCGTCCTTCTCCCATTTGAATGGAGGACCATGATAGAGAGCAACTGTGCAGGCAAGACGGTGAAAATAATGGAGATTGTGTGGAGATTGCCGAACGGTCGTCCGTCGCCGCGCACGTCGGGTCAAAATAGCGCCATGACGGCATATCGATAGCAACTGGCATGCGTGCGGCCCGGCCAACGCATGCCGACAGGGAAAACACAGGGTGGCAAGCATGAAAAGTGGCGGCCGCGGGGTCTCGCCATGAGAATCGGCATTACGTCGAAGCTCTTCGTCGCGATTTCGGCGGCGTGCATACTCGTGGCCGTCACCATGGGCGTCGCCGTGCGCTGGAGCTTCGAGCATGGCTTCCTCGGCTATCTGCAACACCAGTCGCAAACGCATTCCTTGCGCCTGCAGCAGGAACTCGAAGCCGCGTGGGCGAAGCATCGAAGCTGGGAGTTCATCAAGGACCCGGCGGCGGCAGCGACAGCGATTCCCGACGCAGTCGGCGCAGGCGTGCCGCCGCCGGGTCCGTCCGGGCCGCCCGACATGAGCGCGCCGCACGACGGCCCGCCGCCTGACGGCGCGCCGGGTGGTATCGGCGGGGACCCGGGCCCGCCGCCCGGCGACGCGGGCGCTCCGCTCGACATGCGCGATATGCAAAGCCCGGGGCCACAGGCCAACCGCCACCCGCCGTTCCGCGTCTACGACACGGACATGCGCAGCGTGCTGCAAAAAGGACCGCCACCACCGCCCGATGCGCCGCGCCTGCCGTTGACCGTCGACGGCAAGGTGATCGGCTGGCTGGTGGTCGCCGGGCCCGAAGTGATGTTCCATTCCGCCGACCGGCAGTTTCAGGCGCAACAGGTTCGCGCAACGTGGATCATCGCCGGGTTCGCCGCATTGCTGGCCGCCGCTGTTGCCGTCGTGCTCGCGCGTTTGCTGCTCGCGCCCGTGCGGCGTCTCGTGCTGGCGACGCATCGGCTCGCGAGCGGCGACTATTCGATTCGCGTGCCCGATGCGGGCAGCGACGAACTGCACGATCTCGCCGCCGACTTCAACCGGCTCGCGATCTCGCTGGGCAACGCCGAACGTTCGCGCCGCAATCTCATCGCGGATATTTCGCATGAGTTGCGCACGCCGCTTGCCGTGCTGCGCGGCGAACTCGAAGCGATCGAAGACGGCGTGCGCAAGCCCGACCGCGCGACGCTCGCGTCGCTGCAGGCGGAAGTGGCGTTGCTGAGCCAGTTGATCGACGACCTGTATGAACTGTCGCTCGCGGATATCGGCGAACTTTCTTTCGAGAAGGTGCGGCTCGATGTTGCGCCCATCGTCGAAGCCGCCGCCGACTCGTTCAAGGACCGGCTCGCCGACAAGAAGATCGCGCTGGAAACGGATATCGACGCCGAGAGCGTCATCATGCTCGGTGACCCGTATCGGCTCACACAGCTGATGAAGAACCTGCTCGAAAACGCGTTGCGCTATACCGATTCGGGCGGCAAGGTGCGCGTCGCCGTCGCGAAGCACGAGCATGAGATACGGATCGACGTGCAGGACACGCACCCCGCCGTGCCCGAACCTTTGCTGCCGCATCTGTTCGACCGGCTGTTTCGCGTCGATGCATCGCGCAGCCGCCAAAGCGGCGGCGCGGGCCTCGGGCTTGCGCTGTGCAAACATATCGTCGGCCAGCATGGCGGCACGATCGACGCATTGCGCTCGCCGCTGGGAGGACTGTGGATCGCGGTCCGGTTCGCTACGTTAGAAACCAAAGATGACTGACTCTTCACTTGCCCGCTCGCCTGCTTCCGTACTGATCGTCGAAGACGAGCCGAAGCTGTCGGCGCTGCTCACCGACTATCTGCGCGCCGAGAACTTCGACACTCAGGTGATCGAAGACGGCCGCGAGGTGATCGCCTCGGTGCGCGCGCATCCGCCTTCGCTGATTCTGCTCGATCTGATGCTGCCGGGACGTGGCGGGCTGGAGATATGCCGCGAATTGCGGACGTTTTCGGATGTGCCCGTGATCATCCTGACTGCGCGCGTCGACGAGATCGACCGTCTGCTCGGCCTCGAACTGGGCGCCGACGATTACGTGTGCAAGCCGTTCAGTCCGCGCGAGGTCGTGGCGCGCGTGAAGGCGATCCTGCGGCGCATCGAGTCGTTATCGGGCGCAGCGCGCGCCGGCGCGGAACCTGTTTCGGGCGGACTGGCAATCGACCTCGACAGGCATGTCGCGTCGCTCGATGGAAAAGACCTGAATCTCACGCCGATTGAAATCAGGCTGCTCGCGCTGTTGCACTCCACGCCCGGCCGAATCTATTCGCGCGACCATCTGCTGCGGCAACTGTATGACGATCATCGGGTGGTCGCCGACCGGACGGTCGACTCGCATGTGAAGAATTTGCGCCGCAAGCTGCAGAATGTGCGGCCGGATCACGACATGATCCGTTCGATTTACGGCGTGGGGTATCGGCTGGACGTCGTGCCGCCCGAGAGCCGCGACGATGGCGATCCGGGCTGATGGACCGGTCCAGCTAGCCTTCGCAGCGGAAGAAATCGATGTTCTGGCCCGAGGCGACTGCGCGGCGCAGCCACTCGGGCAAATCGCCCCGGCCGTCCCAGACATGGCCTGACGCGTCCTGATAGCGGATGGCGCGTGCGTTCCGTTCGTCTTCGGCGAACGAGCGTTCCAGCGCGTCGAACGTGATGCCGAATTCGTTCATTCGATTCTGGATCCACGCGATCAGGCGCTCCCGCGCCTGGCCGTCGAGTTTTGCGATTGAAGTAGACATTGCTCGTGCGATTCGAAGTGCGATTCGTAGTGTGGAGAGATCAGCAATCCATTCGTACGGGCGAAACCAGAACTGAGGGG contains these protein-coding regions:
- a CDS encoding response regulator, producing MTDSSLARSPASVLIVEDEPKLSALLTDYLRAENFDTQVIEDGREVIASVRAHPPSLILLDLMLPGRGGLEICRELRTFSDVPVIILTARVDEIDRLLGLELGADDYVCKPFSPREVVARVKAILRRIESLSGAARAGAEPVSGGLAIDLDRHVASLDGKDLNLTPIEIRLLALLHSTPGRIYSRDHLLRQLYDDHRVVADRTVDSHVKNLRRKLQNVRPDHDMIRSIYGVGYRLDVVPPESRDDGDPG
- a CDS encoding ATP-binding protein, which gives rise to MRIGITSKLFVAISAACILVAVTMGVAVRWSFEHGFLGYLQHQSQTHSLRLQQELEAAWAKHRSWEFIKDPAAAATAIPDAVGAGVPPPGPSGPPDMSAPHDGPPPDGAPGGIGGDPGPPPGDAGAPLDMRDMQSPGPQANRHPPFRVYDTDMRSVLQKGPPPPPDAPRLPLTVDGKVIGWLVVAGPEVMFHSADRQFQAQQVRATWIIAGFAALLAAAVAVVLARLLLAPVRRLVLATHRLASGDYSIRVPDAGSDELHDLAADFNRLAISLGNAERSRRNLIADISHELRTPLAVLRGELEAIEDGVRKPDRATLASLQAEVALLSQLIDDLYELSLADIGELSFEKVRLDVAPIVEAAADSFKDRLADKKIALETDIDAESVIMLGDPYRLTQLMKNLLENALRYTDSGGKVRVAVAKHEHEIRIDVQDTHPAVPEPLLPHLFDRLFRVDASRSRQSGGAGLGLALCKHIVGQHGGTIDALRSPLGGLWIAVRFATLETKDD
- a CDS encoding response regulator, coding for MTIHLLVVEPDQASRDMLRAHVQQHKIEMSVLYNTDSLERRLEVEVPSLIVMRHGLPEVDGLAALRRIRSLGYDLPVIIVSRSDDVVDKVLAFELGANDYVVDPHDPREMIARVRNALRSGPPSHVPMHIEREPIAFDDFEVDVADRVLTRGGVEVPLRSTEFALLVVLASNPMKVLSRVRILNMLRRHCSVTERGLDVVVFRLRAALKLSPTGRQYIKTLRGEGYMFAPDDALPRHGAADDRHDAHASMLDVAAPIVAEERMRFDNAARRVQ
- the bamA gene encoding outer membrane protein assembly factor BamA, whose amino-acid sequence is MKQRASTICLASAITVCAASLTPSTAHAGDSVIVADIRLDGLKRIEAGTLLANLPIKRGDVFTDDKASQAVRAIYDTGLFSDVNVSLEGDVVVVHVVERPAIAEIDFSGIHEFEKDNLTKALRAVGLSRGRPFDKALIDKAEQELKRQYLTRGYYAAQVETTTTPVDGGRVSVLFSVIEGPNAKIRQINFIGNRVFSESTLRDEMELSTPNWFSWYTKNDLYSKEKLGADLDRLRSYYLNRGYLEFRIDSTQVSLTPDKKEMYLTLNLHEGEPYTITGIRLAGNLLDREAELKPLLGIKPGETFSEDRLKATTKAIVDRLGEYGYAFAAVNAVPQIDQDKHTVDLTLQVDPGRRVYVRQVNVEGNTRTRDEVIRREMRQLESAWFDSNRLSLSKERVNRLGYFTDVDVTTVPVAGSNDQVDVDVKVTEKPTGAITLGAGFSSSDKVVLSAGVTQDNVFGSGTSLGVNVNTAKTYRTLSVTQTDPYFTVDGIKRISDVYYRTSYPLYYSNDESFRIVSLGADLKFGIPFSEVDTVYFGLGIEQDRFNTDSSTPQAYLDYVSEFGRVVNNVPLTAAWSRDARDSALVPSRGYMLQVNGEVGTPAGETEYYKTDVQSQYYYSFARGFILGMNLQAGYGNGFAGKAYPIFKNYYAGGIGSVRGYESSSLGPRDSSTGDSIGGSKMVVANVEMTFPLPGSGWDRTLRVFTFVDAGNVWGNEGNSTGANGLRYSYGAGLEWISPIGPLKLSVGFPIVRHADDKYQVFQFQIGTSF
- a CDS encoding H-NS family nucleoid-associated regulatory protein, whose product is MSTSIAKLDGQARERLIAWIQNRMNEFGITFDALERSFAEDERNARAIRYQDASGHVWDGRGDLPEWLRRAVASGQNIDFFRCEG